One segment of Phaeacidiphilus oryzae TH49 DNA contains the following:
- a CDS encoding class I SAM-dependent methyltransferase: MPTIPVEPVEPLGAGRDQARRKERIAHTFDLVAKEDYQRAHGGFHDRIGARLTELAGLRPGDRVIDFGCGRGAVLFPAREAVGPDGYAVGIDLSEGMAHATAQEAARLGLRNVSVRVDDIESPGFPDSSFEAVLSSLVLQVTPDPAAAIASARRLLTPGGRFGATSFGPDDDPRWGEAFRVLASFAEPDPEERPDPGAGHRRSGPDIPALLADAGFEAIRVHDEVAHSDYGGPEDWWRSQWGGGRRRVLDRIPESRREEARSAAFAALPPAPLRRTTHILYTTATCG; the protein is encoded by the coding sequence ATGCCGACGATTCCAGTGGAACCGGTGGAGCCCCTGGGGGCGGGACGCGACCAGGCGCGGCGCAAGGAGCGCATCGCCCACACCTTCGACCTGGTCGCGAAGGAGGACTACCAGCGCGCCCACGGCGGGTTCCACGACCGCATCGGCGCCCGCCTGACCGAGCTGGCCGGGCTGCGCCCCGGAGACCGGGTGATCGACTTCGGCTGCGGCCGCGGCGCGGTGCTCTTCCCCGCCCGCGAGGCCGTCGGCCCGGACGGCTACGCGGTCGGCATCGACCTCTCGGAGGGGATGGCGCACGCCACCGCCCAGGAGGCGGCGCGGCTCGGGCTGCGCAACGTCTCGGTGCGGGTGGACGACATCGAGTCGCCCGGATTCCCCGACTCCTCCTTCGAGGCGGTGCTCTCCAGCCTGGTGCTCCAGGTGACCCCCGACCCCGCGGCGGCGATCGCCTCCGCCCGCCGGCTGCTCACCCCCGGCGGGCGGTTCGGCGCCACCTCCTTCGGGCCCGACGACGACCCGCGCTGGGGCGAGGCCTTCCGGGTGCTCGCCTCCTTCGCCGAGCCGGACCCCGAGGAGCGGCCGGACCCCGGAGCCGGCCACCGCCGCTCCGGCCCCGACATCCCGGCGCTGCTCGCCGACGCGGGCTTCGAGGCCATCCGGGTCCACGACGAGGTGGCGCACTCCGACTACGGCGGCCCCGAGGACTGGTGGCGCTCCCAGTGGGGCGGCGGCCGCCGCCGGGTGCTGGACCGGATCCCCGAGTCCCGCCGGGAGGAGGCCAGGTCCGCGGCCTTCGCCGCGCTGCCCCCGGCCCCCCTGCGCCGCACCACCCACATCCTCTACACCACCGCCACCTGCGGCTAG
- a CDS encoding ABC transporter substrate-binding protein: MNRQPPDPARRPAGPSRRSLLGFGLGAGLGAGLALAGCSDSGSSAGSGSAGGSGSAGGSGSSGTSASPTAPPSVGPSPSPRTVSTVMGKVTVPSSPSRIVTLDTAELDSVLTLGLTPVGACRAPVDSGLLDYWASDRLSPVKRVGTIGRPDLRAIAELEPDLILSSRYRDGSRYRQLSAIAPTVLTETTGYPWKSNFRLHASALGLDDSVGVVIDAYSAHVANVVDALGGKDKAGAHKVGLVRFVAGRPIRLYGRKSFAGSVLADVQVGRPGAQDGEVFATEVDASGIHQTSDATTLLYAGYGPAEDSQQKAVTGGASWRALPAVAKHQAFPVDDQLWFLGIGYTGANELLSQLQYLLGV; encoded by the coding sequence ATGAACCGTCAGCCACCCGACCCCGCCCGCCGTCCCGCGGGGCCGTCCCGCCGCTCGCTGCTCGGCTTCGGCCTGGGCGCCGGGCTCGGCGCCGGCCTCGCACTGGCCGGCTGCTCGGACTCGGGCTCATCCGCGGGCTCGGGCTCGGCCGGGGGCTCGGGCTCGGCGGGGGGCTCGGGGAGCTCGGGCACCTCCGCCTCCCCGACCGCGCCGCCCTCGGTCGGCCCCTCCCCCTCCCCCCGCACGGTCTCCACCGTGATGGGCAAGGTCACCGTCCCCTCCTCGCCGTCCCGGATCGTCACCCTGGACACCGCCGAGCTGGACTCCGTCCTCACCCTGGGGCTGACCCCGGTCGGCGCCTGCCGCGCCCCCGTCGACTCCGGACTGCTCGACTACTGGGCCTCCGACCGGCTCTCCCCGGTCAAGCGGGTCGGCACCATCGGCCGGCCCGACCTCAGGGCCATCGCGGAGCTGGAACCCGACCTCATCCTCTCCAGCAGGTACCGCGACGGCAGCCGCTACCGGCAGCTCAGCGCGATCGCTCCGACCGTCCTCACCGAGACCACCGGCTACCCGTGGAAGTCCAACTTCCGGCTGCACGCCTCGGCGCTGGGCCTGGACGACTCCGTCGGCGTGGTGATCGACGCCTACTCCGCCCATGTGGCCAACGTCGTCGACGCCCTCGGCGGCAAGGACAAGGCGGGCGCCCACAAGGTCGGACTGGTGCGGTTCGTCGCCGGCCGGCCGATCCGGCTGTACGGCAGGAAGAGCTTCGCCGGCAGCGTCCTGGCCGACGTCCAGGTGGGCCGCCCGGGGGCGCAGGACGGCGAGGTCTTCGCCACCGAGGTGGACGCGAGCGGGATCCACCAGACCTCGGACGCCACCACCCTCCTCTACGCGGGCTACGGACCGGCCGAGGACTCCCAGCAGAAGGCCGTCACCGGCGGCGCCTCCTGGCGGGCGCTGCCCGCGGTGGCGAAGCACCAGGCCTTCCCGGTCGACGACCAGCTGTGGTTCCTCGGCATCGGCTACACCGGCGCCAACGAACTCCTCTCCCAGCTCCAGTACCTCCTCGGCGTCTGA
- a CDS encoding ABC transporter ATP-binding protein has protein sequence MSARLTARQVTLAYEQRTVVEDLDLAVPDGRVTVVVGPNACGKSTLLRALGRLLRPASGSVLLDGAELHRTPTREVARKLGLLPQTPVAPDGITVADLVARGRQPHQSWWRQWSESDEAAVGLAMERTAVAELADRPVDELSGGQRQRVWIAMALAQDTDLLLLDEPTTYLDIAHQIEVLDLVAELNRERGQTTVAVLHDLNQAARYADHLVAMKAGRIAAEGPPSEVVTAELVREVFGLESVVVPDPVTGTPLVVPGAPGPRRAAA, from the coding sequence GTGAGCGCGCGACTGACGGCACGTCAGGTCACCCTGGCCTACGAGCAGCGGACGGTCGTCGAGGACCTCGACCTCGCCGTACCGGACGGCCGGGTCACCGTGGTCGTCGGCCCCAACGCCTGCGGCAAGTCCACCCTGCTGCGGGCGCTCGGCCGGCTGCTCCGCCCGGCCTCCGGGTCCGTCCTGCTGGACGGCGCGGAGCTGCACCGCACCCCCACCCGGGAGGTGGCCCGCAAGCTCGGCCTGCTGCCGCAGACCCCGGTCGCACCGGACGGGATCACCGTGGCCGACCTGGTCGCCCGCGGACGGCAGCCGCACCAGAGCTGGTGGCGGCAGTGGTCGGAGTCGGACGAGGCCGCCGTCGGGCTGGCGATGGAGCGGACCGCCGTCGCCGAGCTGGCCGACCGCCCGGTGGACGAGCTCTCCGGCGGCCAGCGGCAGCGGGTCTGGATCGCCATGGCGCTCGCCCAGGACACCGACCTCCTGCTGCTCGACGAGCCCACCACCTATCTGGACATCGCCCACCAGATCGAGGTCCTCGACCTGGTGGCGGAGCTGAACCGGGAGCGCGGGCAGACCACCGTCGCCGTCCTCCACGACCTCAACCAGGCCGCCCGGTACGCGGACCACCTGGTGGCGATGAAGGCCGGGCGGATCGCCGCCGAGGGCCCGCCGTCCGAGGTGGTCACCGCCGAGCTGGTGCGGGAGGTCTTCGGCCTCGAGTCGGTGGTGGTGCCGGACCCGGTCACCGGCACCCCGCTGGTGGTCCCCGGCGCCCCCGGCCCCCGCCGGGCCGCGGCCTGA
- a CDS encoding HAD family hydrolase — protein sequence MADPNTQAPLTVGFDLDMTLIDSRPGIKYTYDLVAEEFGVPIDSELVISRLGPPVEREMAHWFPPERVQEVSDRYRQLYAVHGVDGCDPLPGAVESLAAVRELGGRALVVTGKHTPNAVLCLKSAGMADAVSEVFGDVFAEGKGEILITEGAAVYVGDHLGDLVAARTAGAVGVGVATGPYTAAELTAEGADVSLPDLTGFPAWLAGYAGRASG from the coding sequence ATGGCAGACCCGAACACCCAGGCGCCGCTGACCGTCGGCTTCGACCTGGACATGACGCTGATCGACTCCCGGCCGGGCATCAAGTACACCTACGACCTGGTCGCGGAGGAGTTCGGGGTGCCGATCGACAGTGAGCTGGTGATCAGCCGGCTCGGGCCGCCCGTCGAGCGGGAGATGGCCCACTGGTTCCCGCCCGAGCGGGTGCAGGAGGTCTCCGACCGCTACCGGCAGCTGTACGCGGTGCACGGCGTGGACGGCTGCGACCCGCTGCCCGGAGCCGTGGAATCGCTGGCGGCGGTGCGGGAGTTGGGCGGCCGGGCGCTGGTGGTCACCGGGAAGCACACGCCGAACGCGGTCCTCTGCCTGAAGAGCGCGGGGATGGCGGACGCCGTCTCGGAGGTCTTCGGCGACGTCTTCGCCGAGGGGAAGGGCGAGATCCTGATCACCGAGGGCGCCGCCGTCTACGTCGGGGACCACCTCGGCGACCTGGTCGCGGCGCGCACGGCGGGCGCGGTCGGGGTGGGCGTGGCCACCGGGCCGTACACGGCGGCCGAGCTGACGGCGGAGGGCGCGGACGTCTCGCTGCCCGACCTCACCGGATTCCCGGCCTGGCTGGCGGGGTACGCCGGGCGGGCGTCGGGCTGA
- a CDS encoding cold-shock protein, with protein MPTGKVKWFNADKGFGFLSRDDGGDVFVHSKALPAGVDTLKPGQRVEFGVVAGHRGDQALSVVLLDPVPSVAAAMRKRPDELAPIVQDLTTLLERVLPGLQRGRYPEKQSGKQIAQMLRAVADQLDV; from the coding sequence TTGCCTACCGGCAAGGTCAAGTGGTTCAACGCGGACAAGGGGTTCGGATTCCTCTCCCGCGATGACGGAGGGGACGTCTTCGTCCACTCCAAGGCGCTTCCCGCCGGTGTGGACACCCTCAAGCCGGGGCAGCGGGTGGAGTTCGGCGTGGTCGCCGGGCATCGGGGGGACCAGGCACTCTCGGTCGTCCTCCTCGATCCGGTGCCGTCGGTGGCGGCGGCGATGCGGAAGCGGCCGGACGAACTCGCTCCGATCGTGCAGGATCTGACGACGCTTCTGGAGCGGGTGCTGCCGGGGCTGCAGCGGGGCCGCTACCCCGAGAAGCAGTCCGGCAAGCAGATCGCGCAGATGCTGCGGGCGGTCGCGGACCAACTGGACGTCTGA
- a CDS encoding 1,4-dihydroxy-6-naphthoate synthase: MAPLTIAYSPCPNDTFVFHAWANGLVDGEPAPRVTFADIDLTNGMAERGELDVLKLSYAQLPWVLGEYALLPSGGALGRGCGPLVLVGPDAPEDPAALAGKTVAVPSERSTAYLLFRLWAAKAVPGGLGEIVVLPFRDIMPAVRDGKVDAGLVIHEARFTYQQFGIRKLADMGEAWEADTGLPIPLGAIIARRSLGAERLGLLAGTIRASVEYAWADPAASRDYVLTHAEEMDPAVADQHIALYVNEFTRDLGPAGYEAVSAFLSRAAAQGLVPELPADALAFPGR; the protein is encoded by the coding sequence ATGGCACCGCTGACCATCGCCTACTCGCCCTGCCCCAACGACACCTTCGTCTTCCACGCCTGGGCGAACGGCCTGGTCGACGGGGAGCCGGCGCCGCGGGTGACCTTCGCCGACATCGACCTCACCAACGGGATGGCCGAGCGCGGGGAGCTGGACGTCCTCAAGCTCTCCTACGCCCAACTCCCTTGGGTGCTGGGCGAGTACGCGCTGCTGCCGTCCGGCGGGGCGCTGGGCCGGGGCTGCGGGCCGCTGGTGCTGGTCGGGCCGGACGCGCCGGAGGACCCGGCGGCGCTGGCGGGCAAGACCGTCGCGGTGCCGAGCGAGCGGTCCACCGCGTACCTCCTCTTCCGCCTCTGGGCGGCGAAGGCGGTGCCGGGAGGGCTCGGCGAGATCGTCGTCCTGCCCTTCCGGGACATCATGCCGGCGGTGCGGGACGGCAAGGTCGACGCCGGACTGGTGATCCACGAGGCGCGGTTCACCTACCAGCAGTTCGGCATCCGCAAGCTGGCGGACATGGGCGAGGCGTGGGAGGCGGACACCGGCCTCCCCATCCCGCTCGGCGCGATCATCGCCCGCCGCTCGCTCGGCGCGGAGCGCCTGGGGCTGCTGGCCGGCACGATCCGCGCCTCCGTCGAGTACGCGTGGGCCGACCCCGCCGCGTCCCGGGACTACGTCCTCACCCACGCCGAGGAGATGGACCCCGCGGTCGCCGACCAGCACATCGCCCTCTACGTCAACGAGTTCACCCGCGACCTCGGCCCCGCGGGCTACGAGGCGGTCTCCGCGTTCCTCAGCCGGGCCGCCGCGCAGGGGCTGGTCCCCGAGCTGCCGGCCGACGCACTGGCCTTCCCGGGGCGCTAG
- a CDS encoding futalosine hydrolase, with translation MRLLVVTAVPVEADAVLRGVPGAEEDAAPVEVPLPGGRTLRRRWPVDVLAAGVGPAAAAAATATALAVGGDGYALAVSSGIAGGFAPRAAMGAAVVADGIVAADLGAEAPEAPGGFADVAALGFGRIRHETAHVALITGALRAAGLPVSAGPVLTVSTTTGTAARAAELTGRHPEAVAEAMEGFGVAEAAAPFGIPVQELRTVSNAVGPRDRSSWVIGDALAALERVYAALPYPALLHPKA, from the coding sequence GTGCGCCTGCTGGTCGTGACCGCGGTCCCGGTCGAGGCGGACGCGGTGCTCAGGGGCGTCCCCGGGGCCGAGGAGGACGCCGCACCGGTCGAGGTTCCGCTGCCCGGCGGACGCACCCTCCGCCGCCGCTGGCCGGTCGACGTGCTGGCCGCGGGCGTGGGCCCGGCCGCCGCCGCGGCGGCCACCGCCACCGCGCTGGCCGTCGGCGGCGACGGGTACGCGCTGGCCGTCTCCTCCGGCATCGCCGGCGGCTTCGCGCCGCGGGCCGCGATGGGGGCGGCCGTGGTCGCGGACGGCATCGTCGCCGCGGACCTGGGCGCGGAGGCCCCGGAGGCTCCCGGGGGCTTCGCCGACGTCGCCGCGCTCGGCTTCGGCCGGATCCGGCATGAGACCGCGCATGTGGCGCTCATCACCGGCGCGCTGCGGGCCGCCGGGCTGCCGGTCAGCGCCGGCCCGGTGCTCACCGTCTCGACCACCACCGGCACCGCCGCCCGCGCCGCCGAGCTGACCGGTCGTCACCCGGAGGCGGTGGCCGAGGCCATGGAGGGCTTCGGGGTGGCCGAGGCGGCGGCCCCCTTCGGCATCCCCGTCCAGGAGCTGCGTACGGTGTCCAATGCGGTGGGTCCGCGGGACCGGTCGTCCTGGGTGATCGGCGACGCGCTCGCCGCGCTGGAGCGCGTCTACGCCGCGCTGCCGTACCCCGCGCTACTGCACCCGAAGGCCTGA
- a CDS encoding MFS transporter, translated as MADEDRTPNRPDAPPPEGAARGFREGARRAVAAAAVGTGKAAGATGRRIRKATSAGGAGESGLAHLIELHAVNSAGDMLITVALASTIFFSVPTGQARDRVALYLLVTMAPFVLLAPVIGPLLDRLPSGRRAAMATAMLARAMLAWTMAGSIRTGGLELYPEALGVLVSSKAYGVVRSVVVPRLRPEGVTLVKANSRVTLAGLIATALAGGLGGALHFIGPDWPLRAAFLVFVAGAVLSFSLPHQVDSPDLRAEQPSGPRPPREPLLARLRRSWREAGPAVRLAVRAEGSLRALSGFLTFFFAFLLREHPVGGLPSALALALAAGALGAGNMVGTVIGSWLRSRGPELTVTAMLAAAAAALTAATLWYLPLTVVLAAGVAGIAQSLGKVALDALIQRDVPERIRTSAFARSETLMQLGWVLGGGLGIVLPLIGRLGTGTAAALLIACLLLTLRSLRRMPRPPHPARGTVGRAAEDTA; from the coding sequence GTGGCGGACGAGGACCGTACTCCGAACCGCCCGGACGCCCCGCCACCCGAGGGCGCGGCAAGGGGCTTCCGGGAGGGTGCCAGGCGCGCCGTCGCGGCCGCGGCGGTGGGCACCGGCAAGGCCGCGGGGGCGACCGGGCGCCGGATCAGAAAGGCCACCTCGGCCGGGGGAGCCGGCGAGTCCGGACTCGCCCATCTGATCGAACTCCACGCGGTGAACTCGGCCGGCGACATGCTGATCACCGTCGCCCTCGCCTCCACCATCTTCTTCTCCGTGCCCACCGGCCAGGCCCGCGACCGGGTGGCCCTCTACCTGCTGGTGACGATGGCGCCGTTCGTCCTGCTGGCCCCGGTGATCGGCCCGCTGCTGGACCGGCTGCCGTCCGGTCGGCGGGCCGCGATGGCCACCGCCATGCTGGCCCGGGCGATGCTCGCCTGGACGATGGCCGGCTCGATCCGCACCGGTGGCCTGGAACTCTATCCGGAGGCGCTGGGCGTCCTGGTCTCCTCCAAGGCGTACGGGGTGGTGCGCAGCGTGGTCGTGCCCCGGCTTCGCCCCGAGGGGGTGACGCTGGTCAAGGCGAACTCACGGGTGACACTGGCCGGGCTGATCGCCACCGCCCTGGCCGGCGGACTGGGCGGGGCGCTGCACTTCATCGGGCCGGACTGGCCGCTGCGCGCCGCCTTCCTGGTCTTCGTGGCCGGCGCCGTCCTCTCCTTCTCCCTCCCCCACCAGGTGGACAGCCCCGACCTCCGCGCCGAGCAGCCGTCCGGGCCGCGTCCGCCGCGCGAGCCGCTCCTCGCCCGCCTCCGCCGCAGCTGGCGGGAGGCCGGCCCGGCGGTGCGGCTGGCGGTCCGGGCGGAGGGCTCGCTGCGTGCCCTCTCCGGCTTCCTCACCTTCTTCTTCGCCTTCCTGCTGCGGGAGCACCCGGTCGGCGGGCTGCCCAGCGCGCTGGCCCTGGCGCTGGCCGCCGGGGCGCTGGGGGCGGGCAACATGGTGGGCACGGTGATCGGCTCCTGGCTGCGCAGCCGCGGGCCGGAGCTGACCGTCACCGCGATGCTGGCCGCCGCGGCGGCCGCGCTCACCGCCGCCACCCTCTGGTACCTGCCGCTCACCGTGGTGCTGGCGGCCGGCGTGGCCGGCATCGCCCAGTCGCTCGGCAAGGTCGCGCTGGACGCGCTGATCCAGCGGGACGTCCCGGAGCGGATCCGCACCTCCGCGTTCGCCCGTTCGGAGACCCTGATGCAACTCGGCTGGGTGCTCGGCGGCGGACTGGGCATCGTCCTGCCGCTGATCGGCCGCCTGGGCACCGGCACCGCGGCCGCGCTGCTGATCGCCTGCCTGCTGCTCACCCTCCGCAGCCTCCGCCGGATGCCGCGGCCGCCGCACCCCGCCCGGGGGACCGTGGGCCGGGCGGCGGAGGACACGGCCTGA
- a CDS encoding DUF3027 domain-containing protein, translated as MRSRTPDRLCAEAVELARRAAVESAGADSVGEHQGLEVDGDRVVTHYFACAELAYRGWRWAVTVARASRAKNVTVDEIVLLPGADALIAPQWVPWSERLLPGDLGPGDLLPTPADDPRLEPGWTGSDEGRPAPAAGSAAATEETSAEAFVPEELELSESARGTVADVASELGLGRPRVLSRYGLHLAADRWEKEHGPHSPMAQAAPASCSSCGFLMPVGGVLGQAFGVCANEYSPADGRVVSLGFGCGGHSEAAVMPTAPQPAEPILDELRVDPMALRGGGNGGGSVEAGAPPEELGHS; from the coding sequence ATGCGAAGCCGTACCCCTGACCGGCTGTGTGCCGAAGCCGTAGAGCTGGCCCGCAGGGCCGCGGTGGAGTCGGCCGGGGCCGACTCGGTGGGCGAGCACCAGGGCCTGGAGGTGGACGGCGACCGCGTCGTCACCCACTACTTCGCCTGCGCCGAGCTCGCCTACCGCGGCTGGCGCTGGGCGGTCACGGTGGCCCGCGCCTCCCGCGCCAAGAACGTCACCGTGGACGAGATCGTCCTGCTGCCCGGGGCGGACGCGCTGATCGCCCCGCAGTGGGTGCCGTGGAGCGAGCGGCTGCTCCCGGGCGACCTCGGCCCCGGCGACCTGCTGCCCACCCCGGCCGACGACCCCCGTCTGGAACCGGGCTGGACCGGGAGCGACGAGGGGCGGCCGGCGCCCGCGGCCGGTTCCGCCGCGGCCACCGAGGAGACCAGCGCCGAGGCGTTCGTCCCCGAGGAGCTGGAGCTCAGCGAGAGCGCCCGCGGCACGGTCGCGGACGTCGCCTCGGAGCTCGGGCTCGGACGCCCCCGGGTGCTCTCCCGGTACGGGCTGCATCTGGCCGCCGACCGCTGGGAGAAGGAGCACGGGCCGCACAGCCCGATGGCGCAGGCCGCGCCGGCCTCCTGCTCCAGCTGCGGCTTCCTGATGCCGGTGGGCGGTGTGCTGGGGCAGGCCTTCGGGGTGTGCGCCAACGAGTACAGCCCGGCGGACGGGCGGGTCGTGTCGCTGGGCTTCGGCTGCGGCGGGCACTCGGAGGCGGCGGTGATGCCGACGGCCCCGCAGCCCGCCGAGCCGATCCTGGACGAGCTGCGGGTGGATCCGATGGCGCTGCGGGGCGGCGGAAACGGCGGCGGCTCGGTCGAGGCGGGCGCCCCGCCGGAGGAGCTGGGCCACTCCTGA